Proteins from one Elaeis guineensis isolate ETL-2024a unplaced genomic scaffold, EG11 Super_Scaffold_32645, whole genome shotgun sequence genomic window:
- the LOC105036136 gene encoding probable magnesium transporter NIPA6 isoform X2, which yields MDSSPTYDGLPPVASSSSSSSSAALFANNLKGLLLAVASSAFIGASFIFKKKGLKRAGASGARAGVGGYGYLLEPLWWIGMITMIVGEISNFVAYMFAPAVLVTPLGALSIIVSAVLAHFFLKEKLQRMGVLGCVLCIVGSTVIVLHAPEEKTPSSVEQIWNLATQPASAVAVSLVLMLHCSPRYGQTNIMVYLGICSAIGSLTVMSIKAIGIAIKLTVEGINQAGYFQTWVFAMVAITCIIIQLIYLNKALDTFNTAVVSPIYYAMFTTLTIFASAIMFKDWSGQSASNIASEICGIITVLSGTTVLHSTREPDPPSSADLYTPLSPKILWHIQGNGELGKHKNDDLLSAEFITVVRQDYFT from the exons ATGGACAGCTCTCCGACCTACGACGGCCTGCCGCCGGTcgcgtcctcctcctcctcctcctcctccgccgcgCTCTTCGCTAACAACCTCAAGGGCCTCCTCCTCGCCGTCGCCTCCAGCGCCTTCATCGGCGCCAGCTTTATCTTCAAGAAGAAGGGCCTCAAGCGCGCCGGTGCCTCCGGCGCACGCGCCG GCGTAGGTGGGTACGGATATCTTCTGGAGCCGCTCTGGTGGATTGGAATGATCACAA TGATTGTCGGAGAAATCTCCAATTTTGTGGCTTATATGTTTGCCCCCGCGGTTCTGGTGACGCCGTTGGGGGCTTTGAGCATCATAGTCAG TGCTGTTTTGGCTCATTTCTTTCTGAAAGAGAAGCTTCAGAGGATGGGTGTGTTAGGCTGTGTGCTTTGTATTGTGGGATCCACGGTGATTGTGCTTCATGCCCCTGAGGAGAAGACCCCGAGCTCGGTTGAGCAGATTTGGAATTTGGCAACCCAGCCAG CATCGGCAGTGGCAGTATCACTCGTTCTGATGTTGCATTGCTCTCCACGGTATGGGCAGACAAACATAATGGTGTACTTGGGCATCTGTTCAGCAATTGGATCTTTGACG GTGATGAGTATTAAAGCCATAGGAATTGCCATTAAACTTACTGTTGAAGGCATCAACCAGGCTGGTTATTTTCAGACATGGGTGTTTGCTATGGTTGCAATCACCTGCATTATTATTCAGTTAATTTATTTGAACAAG GCGTTGGATACTTTTAACACTGCTGTAGTTTCACCCATCTACTATGCCATGTTCACAACTCTCACAATATTTGCGAGTGCCATTATGTTCAAG GATTGGTCTGGACAGAGTGCAAGCAATATCGCATCAGAGATTTGTGGGATAATTACAGTGCTTTCTGGAACAACAGTATTACATTCTACAAGAGAGCCAGATCCACCTTCCTCTGCAG ATTTGTATACACCACTTTCACCTAAAATATTGTGGCATATCCAAGGCAATGGAGAACTAGGAAAGCACAAGAATGATGATTTGTTATCTGCTGAATTCATCACTGTGGTGCGACAAGACTACTTCACCTAG
- the LOC105036136 gene encoding probable magnesium transporter NIPA6 isoform X3: MDSSPTYDGLPPVASSSSSSSSAALFANNLKGLLLAVASSAFIGASFIFKKKGLKRAGASGARAGVGGYGYLLEPLWWIGMITMIVGEISNFVAYMFAPAVLVTPLGALSIIVSAVLAHFFLKEKLQRMGVLGCVLCIVGSTVIVLHAPEEKTPSSVEQIWNLATQPAFLFYAASAVAVSLVLMLHCSPRYGQTNIMVYLGICSAIGSLTVMSIKAIGIAIKLTVEGINQAGYFQTWVFAMVAITCIIIQLIYLNKALDTFNTAVVSPIYYAMFTTLTIFASAIMFKDWSGQSASNIASEICGIITVLSGTTVLHSTREPDPPSSAETSIILHTLKGPLLIIIKLL; encoded by the exons ATGGACAGCTCTCCGACCTACGACGGCCTGCCGCCGGTcgcgtcctcctcctcctcctcctcctccgccgcgCTCTTCGCTAACAACCTCAAGGGCCTCCTCCTCGCCGTCGCCTCCAGCGCCTTCATCGGCGCCAGCTTTATCTTCAAGAAGAAGGGCCTCAAGCGCGCCGGTGCCTCCGGCGCACGCGCCG GCGTAGGTGGGTACGGATATCTTCTGGAGCCGCTCTGGTGGATTGGAATGATCACAA TGATTGTCGGAGAAATCTCCAATTTTGTGGCTTATATGTTTGCCCCCGCGGTTCTGGTGACGCCGTTGGGGGCTTTGAGCATCATAGTCAG TGCTGTTTTGGCTCATTTCTTTCTGAAAGAGAAGCTTCAGAGGATGGGTGTGTTAGGCTGTGTGCTTTGTATTGTGGGATCCACGGTGATTGTGCTTCATGCCCCTGAGGAGAAGACCCCGAGCTCGGTTGAGCAGATTTGGAATTTGGCAACCCAGCCAG CCTTTCTTTTTTATGCAGCATCGGCAGTGGCAGTATCACTCGTTCTGATGTTGCATTGCTCTCCACGGTATGGGCAGACAAACATAATGGTGTACTTGGGCATCTGTTCAGCAATTGGATCTTTGACG GTGATGAGTATTAAAGCCATAGGAATTGCCATTAAACTTACTGTTGAAGGCATCAACCAGGCTGGTTATTTTCAGACATGGGTGTTTGCTATGGTTGCAATCACCTGCATTATTATTCAGTTAATTTATTTGAACAAG GCGTTGGATACTTTTAACACTGCTGTAGTTTCACCCATCTACTATGCCATGTTCACAACTCTCACAATATTTGCGAGTGCCATTATGTTCAAG GATTGGTCTGGACAGAGTGCAAGCAATATCGCATCAGAGATTTGTGGGATAATTACAGTGCTTTCTGGAACAACAGTATTACATTCTACAAGAGAGCCAGATCCACCTTCCTCTGCAG AAACATCTATAATTTTACATACTTTAAAAGGTCCCTTACTGATCATAATCAAGCTCCTGTGA
- the LOC105036136 gene encoding probable magnesium transporter NIPA6 isoform X1: MDSSPTYDGLPPVASSSSSSSSAALFANNLKGLLLAVASSAFIGASFIFKKKGLKRAGASGARAGVGGYGYLLEPLWWIGMITMIVGEISNFVAYMFAPAVLVTPLGALSIIVSAVLAHFFLKEKLQRMGVLGCVLCIVGSTVIVLHAPEEKTPSSVEQIWNLATQPAFLFYAASAVAVSLVLMLHCSPRYGQTNIMVYLGICSAIGSLTVMSIKAIGIAIKLTVEGINQAGYFQTWVFAMVAITCIIIQLIYLNKALDTFNTAVVSPIYYAMFTTLTIFASAIMFKDWSGQSASNIASEICGIITVLSGTTVLHSTREPDPPSSADLYTPLSPKILWHIQGNGELGKHKNDDLLSAEFITVVRQDYFT; the protein is encoded by the exons ATGGACAGCTCTCCGACCTACGACGGCCTGCCGCCGGTcgcgtcctcctcctcctcctcctcctccgccgcgCTCTTCGCTAACAACCTCAAGGGCCTCCTCCTCGCCGTCGCCTCCAGCGCCTTCATCGGCGCCAGCTTTATCTTCAAGAAGAAGGGCCTCAAGCGCGCCGGTGCCTCCGGCGCACGCGCCG GCGTAGGTGGGTACGGATATCTTCTGGAGCCGCTCTGGTGGATTGGAATGATCACAA TGATTGTCGGAGAAATCTCCAATTTTGTGGCTTATATGTTTGCCCCCGCGGTTCTGGTGACGCCGTTGGGGGCTTTGAGCATCATAGTCAG TGCTGTTTTGGCTCATTTCTTTCTGAAAGAGAAGCTTCAGAGGATGGGTGTGTTAGGCTGTGTGCTTTGTATTGTGGGATCCACGGTGATTGTGCTTCATGCCCCTGAGGAGAAGACCCCGAGCTCGGTTGAGCAGATTTGGAATTTGGCAACCCAGCCAG CCTTTCTTTTTTATGCAGCATCGGCAGTGGCAGTATCACTCGTTCTGATGTTGCATTGCTCTCCACGGTATGGGCAGACAAACATAATGGTGTACTTGGGCATCTGTTCAGCAATTGGATCTTTGACG GTGATGAGTATTAAAGCCATAGGAATTGCCATTAAACTTACTGTTGAAGGCATCAACCAGGCTGGTTATTTTCAGACATGGGTGTTTGCTATGGTTGCAATCACCTGCATTATTATTCAGTTAATTTATTTGAACAAG GCGTTGGATACTTTTAACACTGCTGTAGTTTCACCCATCTACTATGCCATGTTCACAACTCTCACAATATTTGCGAGTGCCATTATGTTCAAG GATTGGTCTGGACAGAGTGCAAGCAATATCGCATCAGAGATTTGTGGGATAATTACAGTGCTTTCTGGAACAACAGTATTACATTCTACAAGAGAGCCAGATCCACCTTCCTCTGCAG ATTTGTATACACCACTTTCACCTAAAATATTGTGGCATATCCAAGGCAATGGAGAACTAGGAAAGCACAAGAATGATGATTTGTTATCTGCTGAATTCATCACTGTGGTGCGACAAGACTACTTCACCTAG
- the LOC105036136 gene encoding probable magnesium transporter NIPA6 isoform X6 has translation MDSSPTYDGLPPVASSSSSSSSAALFANNLKGLLLAVASSAFIGASFIFKKKGLKRAGASGARAGVGGYGYLLEPLWWIGMITMIVGEISNFVAYMFAPAVLVTPLGALSIIVSAVLAHFFLKEKLQRMGVLGCVLCIVGSTVIVLHAPEEKTPSSVEQIWNLATQPAFLFYAASAVAVSLVLMLHCSPRYGQTNIMVYLGICSAIGSLTVMSIKAIGIAIKLTVEGINQAGYFQTWVFAMVAITCIIIQLIYLNKVNELKVWNIYGYQMLILVSQK, from the exons ATGGACAGCTCTCCGACCTACGACGGCCTGCCGCCGGTcgcgtcctcctcctcctcctcctcctccgccgcgCTCTTCGCTAACAACCTCAAGGGCCTCCTCCTCGCCGTCGCCTCCAGCGCCTTCATCGGCGCCAGCTTTATCTTCAAGAAGAAGGGCCTCAAGCGCGCCGGTGCCTCCGGCGCACGCGCCG GCGTAGGTGGGTACGGATATCTTCTGGAGCCGCTCTGGTGGATTGGAATGATCACAA TGATTGTCGGAGAAATCTCCAATTTTGTGGCTTATATGTTTGCCCCCGCGGTTCTGGTGACGCCGTTGGGGGCTTTGAGCATCATAGTCAG TGCTGTTTTGGCTCATTTCTTTCTGAAAGAGAAGCTTCAGAGGATGGGTGTGTTAGGCTGTGTGCTTTGTATTGTGGGATCCACGGTGATTGTGCTTCATGCCCCTGAGGAGAAGACCCCGAGCTCGGTTGAGCAGATTTGGAATTTGGCAACCCAGCCAG CCTTTCTTTTTTATGCAGCATCGGCAGTGGCAGTATCACTCGTTCTGATGTTGCATTGCTCTCCACGGTATGGGCAGACAAACATAATGGTGTACTTGGGCATCTGTTCAGCAATTGGATCTTTGACG GTGATGAGTATTAAAGCCATAGGAATTGCCATTAAACTTACTGTTGAAGGCATCAACCAGGCTGGTTATTTTCAGACATGGGTGTTTGCTATGGTTGCAATCACCTGCATTATTATTCAGTTAATTTATTTGAACAAG GTCAATGAGTTAAAGGTGTGGAATATCTATGGATATCAAATGCTGATTCTAGTGTCACAAAAATAG
- the LOC105036136 gene encoding probable magnesium transporter NIPA6 isoform X5: MDSSPTYDGLPPVASSSSSSSSAALFANNLKGLLLAVASSAFIGASFIFKKKGLKRAGASGARAGVGGYGYLLEPLWWIGMITMIVGEISNFVAYMFAPAVLVTPLGALSIIVSAVLAHFFLKEKLQRMGVLGCVLCIVGSTVIVLHAPEEKTPSSVEQIWNLATQPAFLFYAASAVAVSLVLMLHCSPRYGQTNIMVYLGICSAIGSLTVMSIKAIGIAIKLTVEGINQAGYFQTWVFAMVAITCIIIQLIYLNKGKAMLVLETWTHLWLFLTGGCDNSTMKWKKLYLLSGAMESNASIRPGQALPDARPHRGGGGVALGGRP; this comes from the exons ATGGACAGCTCTCCGACCTACGACGGCCTGCCGCCGGTcgcgtcctcctcctcctcctcctcctccgccgcgCTCTTCGCTAACAACCTCAAGGGCCTCCTCCTCGCCGTCGCCTCCAGCGCCTTCATCGGCGCCAGCTTTATCTTCAAGAAGAAGGGCCTCAAGCGCGCCGGTGCCTCCGGCGCACGCGCCG GCGTAGGTGGGTACGGATATCTTCTGGAGCCGCTCTGGTGGATTGGAATGATCACAA TGATTGTCGGAGAAATCTCCAATTTTGTGGCTTATATGTTTGCCCCCGCGGTTCTGGTGACGCCGTTGGGGGCTTTGAGCATCATAGTCAG TGCTGTTTTGGCTCATTTCTTTCTGAAAGAGAAGCTTCAGAGGATGGGTGTGTTAGGCTGTGTGCTTTGTATTGTGGGATCCACGGTGATTGTGCTTCATGCCCCTGAGGAGAAGACCCCGAGCTCGGTTGAGCAGATTTGGAATTTGGCAACCCAGCCAG CCTTTCTTTTTTATGCAGCATCGGCAGTGGCAGTATCACTCGTTCTGATGTTGCATTGCTCTCCACGGTATGGGCAGACAAACATAATGGTGTACTTGGGCATCTGTTCAGCAATTGGATCTTTGACG GTGATGAGTATTAAAGCCATAGGAATTGCCATTAAACTTACTGTTGAAGGCATCAACCAGGCTGGTTATTTTCAGACATGGGTGTTTGCTATGGTTGCAATCACCTGCATTATTATTCAGTTAATTTATTTGAACAAG GGAAAGGCGATGTTGGTATTAGAAACATGGACACATTTATGGCTCTTCTTGACCGGTGGCTGTGACAATTCGACAATGAAGTGGAAGAAGCTATATTTGCTTAGTGGAGCTATGGAATCTAATG CCTCGATTCGACCTGGGCAGGCGTTGCCGGATGCCCGTCCACATCGCGGCGGTGGGGGGGTGGCGTTGGGGGGGAGACCTTGA
- the LOC105036136 gene encoding probable magnesium transporter NIPA6 isoform X4, with translation MDSSPTYDGLPPVASSSSSSSSAALFANNLKGLLLAVASSAFIGASFIFKKKGLKRAGASGARAGVGGYGYLLEPLWWIGMITMIVGEISNFVAYMFAPAVLVTPLGALSIIVSAVLAHFFLKEKLQRMGVLGCVLCIVGSTVIVLHAPEEKTPSSVEQIWNLATQPAFLFYAASAVAVSLVLMLHCSPRYGQTNIMVYLGICSAIGSLTVMSIKAIGIAIKLTVEGINQAGYFQTWVFAMVAITCIIIQLIYLNKDWSGQSASNIASEICGIITVLSGTTVLHSTREPDPPSSADLYTPLSPKILWHIQGNGELGKHKNDDLLSAEFITVVRQDYFT, from the exons ATGGACAGCTCTCCGACCTACGACGGCCTGCCGCCGGTcgcgtcctcctcctcctcctcctcctccgccgcgCTCTTCGCTAACAACCTCAAGGGCCTCCTCCTCGCCGTCGCCTCCAGCGCCTTCATCGGCGCCAGCTTTATCTTCAAGAAGAAGGGCCTCAAGCGCGCCGGTGCCTCCGGCGCACGCGCCG GCGTAGGTGGGTACGGATATCTTCTGGAGCCGCTCTGGTGGATTGGAATGATCACAA TGATTGTCGGAGAAATCTCCAATTTTGTGGCTTATATGTTTGCCCCCGCGGTTCTGGTGACGCCGTTGGGGGCTTTGAGCATCATAGTCAG TGCTGTTTTGGCTCATTTCTTTCTGAAAGAGAAGCTTCAGAGGATGGGTGTGTTAGGCTGTGTGCTTTGTATTGTGGGATCCACGGTGATTGTGCTTCATGCCCCTGAGGAGAAGACCCCGAGCTCGGTTGAGCAGATTTGGAATTTGGCAACCCAGCCAG CCTTTCTTTTTTATGCAGCATCGGCAGTGGCAGTATCACTCGTTCTGATGTTGCATTGCTCTCCACGGTATGGGCAGACAAACATAATGGTGTACTTGGGCATCTGTTCAGCAATTGGATCTTTGACG GTGATGAGTATTAAAGCCATAGGAATTGCCATTAAACTTACTGTTGAAGGCATCAACCAGGCTGGTTATTTTCAGACATGGGTGTTTGCTATGGTTGCAATCACCTGCATTATTATTCAGTTAATTTATTTGAACAAG GATTGGTCTGGACAGAGTGCAAGCAATATCGCATCAGAGATTTGTGGGATAATTACAGTGCTTTCTGGAACAACAGTATTACATTCTACAAGAGAGCCAGATCCACCTTCCTCTGCAG ATTTGTATACACCACTTTCACCTAAAATATTGTGGCATATCCAAGGCAATGGAGAACTAGGAAAGCACAAGAATGATGATTTGTTATCTGCTGAATTCATCACTGTGGTGCGACAAGACTACTTCACCTAG